In a genomic window of Chryseobacterium sp. G0162:
- the ruvA gene encoding Holliday junction branch migration protein RuvA produces MIFSLQGTVQELTPTYAVINVQGVGYYVGISLMTSQTLTLNQQTVLFIQQIIREDAHLLFGFNTRSEKEMFNLLISVNGVGAVSALILLSTLSLDEIAAGILSGNSALIQKAKGIGAKTAERIIVDLKDKVQKFSGPAENISSMVNNKIKEEALSALEVLGIPKRTSEKMADRILKQNPDLSVEELVKQILKNI; encoded by the coding sequence ATGATATTTTCTTTACAAGGTACTGTTCAAGAACTTACACCTACCTATGCAGTAATCAACGTACAAGGCGTTGGCTACTATGTGGGGATCAGCTTAATGACCTCACAGACACTTACTTTAAATCAGCAAACTGTTTTATTTATTCAGCAGATCATCCGTGAAGATGCTCATCTTCTGTTTGGCTTTAACACTCGTTCGGAAAAAGAAATGTTCAATCTGTTAATAAGCGTTAATGGAGTAGGAGCAGTTTCTGCACTTATTCTTTTATCCACACTAAGCCTTGATGAGATTGCTGCGGGAATCCTTTCAGGAAACAGTGCACTCATTCAGAAAGCCAAAGGAATAGGAGCCAAAACAGCAGAAAGAATTATTGTTGATCTTAAAGATAAAGTACAGAAATTCAGTGGTCCAGCGGAGAATATTTCGTCGATGGTGAATAATAAAATCAAGGAAGAAGCGTTATCTGCATTAGAAGTTTTAGGAATTCCTAAGCGAACCAGCGAGAAGATGGCAGATAGGATATTAAAGCAGAATCCTGACCTTTCGGTTGAAGAATTGGTTAAACAAATTTTAAAAAACATTTAA
- a CDS encoding GLPGLI family protein, with protein sequence MQLKTFLAILLFSFIQNFYSQDMRIDYNLVYKQDTLSSETISKKMVLLVKDGESRFCTEKQYQVDSLRSIGFYGFAVGDHVFDAVRDKQNRSSRYYYISADAYKLTEPIQLDWKIEKEVAKKYGYNCQKATLNYKGRKWEAWFTQDIPLHEGPYVFKGLPGLIVEMEDKSHSYKFSFSGLKKSFHKMSFESLGFKRVDVSMNNLKKVMLDYYNDPFREMTSGNVKAKFKDEKGNEIEPNFREMTKNVQTSLKKNNNPIELSEAIKYP encoded by the coding sequence ATGCAATTGAAAACGTTCTTAGCAATTCTGCTTTTCTCATTCATTCAAAATTTTTATTCTCAGGATATGAGAATAGACTATAATCTTGTTTATAAACAAGACACATTAAGTTCTGAAACAATATCCAAAAAGATGGTACTCCTCGTCAAGGATGGAGAATCCAGATTTTGCACTGAAAAACAATATCAGGTAGATTCTCTGAGAAGTATTGGCTTTTATGGTTTTGCCGTGGGAGATCATGTTTTTGATGCCGTAAGAGATAAGCAGAATAGAAGCTCAAGGTATTACTATATATCAGCCGATGCATATAAACTGACAGAACCTATACAGTTGGACTGGAAAATAGAGAAAGAGGTTGCTAAAAAATATGGTTATAACTGCCAGAAAGCAACATTAAATTATAAAGGAAGAAAGTGGGAAGCTTGGTTTACACAGGATATTCCATTGCATGAAGGCCCCTATGTCTTCAAAGGATTACCAGGCCTGATTGTGGAGATGGAAGATAAAAGCCATTCCTATAAATTCTCCTTTTCAGGGTTGAAAAAAAGCTTTCACAAAATGAGCTTTGAGAGCTTGGGCTTTAAGCGCGTAGATGTTTCAATGAATAATCTTAAAAAGGTAATGTTGGACTATTATAATGATCCGTTTCGTGAGATGACCTCTGGAAATGTGAAAGCAAAATTTAAGGATGAAAAGGGAAATGAAATAGAACCCAATTTTAGGGAAATGACAAAGAATGTACAAACTTCCCTGAAAAAAAACAATAATCCAATAGAATTATCAGAAGCGATTAAATATCCATAG